One genomic window of Polaromonas sp. SP1 includes the following:
- a CDS encoding TetR/AcrR family transcriptional regulator, which translates to MDKPAARSRPAPRVPAQPQTRTKPEAGAAEKRPRGRPRKTLDERDDGNRRVELVNTAARLFRKKGFDATSTRDIAAAVGMHSGSPFYHFKSKAEILNAVMEEGMRSALQRQAAALQAAGLSTAEAPALLRVLIRNHFDVLLGPGSDFIPVMLYESRSITARQRSLLAKLQSDYEAVWAPVLEALAKAGQLKGPVKLARLLIFGALNWSVQWFDAKKDASLDDLADAAMALFIGEKTPARKARP; encoded by the coding sequence ATGGACAAACCTGCCGCGCGATCGCGCCCCGCCCCGCGAGTACCTGCGCAACCTCAAACCCGAACAAAACCCGAGGCCGGCGCCGCTGAAAAACGCCCACGCGGCCGCCCGCGCAAAACACTGGACGAGCGTGACGACGGCAACCGGCGGGTCGAACTCGTCAACACCGCCGCCCGGTTGTTCCGTAAAAAAGGCTTTGACGCCACCAGCACGCGCGACATCGCGGCCGCTGTCGGCATGCACAGCGGCTCGCCCTTCTACCACTTCAAAAGCAAGGCGGAAATCCTCAACGCCGTGATGGAAGAGGGCATGCGTTCGGCCCTGCAGCGCCAGGCCGCGGCCCTGCAGGCGGCGGGGCTTTCCACGGCTGAAGCGCCGGCGCTGCTGCGCGTGCTGATCCGCAACCACTTTGACGTGCTGCTCGGCCCCGGCAGCGACTTCATTCCGGTGATGCTGTATGAGTCGCGCTCTATCACCGCACGGCAACGCAGCCTGCTGGCCAAGCTGCAAAGCGACTACGAAGCCGTCTGGGCGCCGGTGCTGGAGGCCTTGGCCAAAGCGGGCCAGCTCAAGGGGCCGGTGAAGCTCGCGCGCCTGTTGATCTTCGGCGCGCTCAACTGGTCGGTGCAGTGGTTTGACGCGAAGAAAGATGCATCGCTGGACGACCTGGCG
- the cadR gene encoding Cd(II)/Pb(II)-responsive transcriptional regulator: MKIGELAKATQTQAETIRYYEREGLLPEAARTDANYRVYDESHVQRLAFIRHCRSLDMTLGEIRTLLDFKDAPDESCADINALLDEHIGHVAARIRELKALEKDLKLLREQCASGQASASCGILSGLEKAALEHSRAPAGKGHADHIHGTHPQVGASAKAAPARKNTAR; this comes from the coding sequence ATGAAAATTGGAGAACTGGCCAAGGCCACGCAGACCCAGGCGGAAACCATCCGGTATTACGAGCGCGAGGGCTTGCTGCCCGAAGCCGCGCGCACCGACGCCAACTACCGCGTGTACGACGAAAGCCATGTGCAGCGCCTGGCCTTTATCCGCCACTGCCGCTCACTGGACATGACGCTGGGCGAGATCCGCACGCTGCTGGACTTCAAGGACGCACCGGATGAAAGCTGCGCCGACATCAACGCGCTGCTGGACGAACACATCGGCCATGTCGCGGCGCGCATCCGTGAACTCAAGGCACTTGAGAAAGACCTGAAGCTGCTGCGCGAGCAATGCGCCAGCGGCCAGGCCAGCGCTTCATGCGGCATCCTGAGCGGGCTGGAAAAAGCTGCGCTGGAACACAGCCGTGCGCCCGCAGGAAAGGGCCATGCCGACCACATTCACGGTACGCACCCACAGGTCGGGGCGTCTGCGAAAGCTGCACCCGCGAGAAAGAACACCGCTCGCTGA
- a CDS encoding cation-translocating P-type ATPase has protein sequence MKTENTPVIDAHNHSSCCGAPAPAAAAPVPLGAGGQLFRIATMDCSAEESDIRRALEPITGIRSLGFQLGARTLRIEASEGAYPLALEAIRKAGFDPKPATSTNASQNGDHAGHDHSHDHAHDHSEGHGFSSGVTRLVAALVLAVGAEAVSFFAPDVMAWKLAGMAIAAVAIALAGLDTYKKGMAALLRGKLNINALMSVAVTGAFLIGQWPEAAMVMALYAIAELIEARAVDRARNAIKGLLDMAPDEALMRGADGVWSATPVAAVPLEAVVRIRPGERVPLDGEVTLGHSAVNQAPITGESIPVDKEPGDAVFAGTINETGEIEVRVTAAADNTTLARIIHAVEQAQGSRAPTQRFVDRFAAVYTPAVFAIAVAVAVLMPLLAGLTWQESLYKALVLLVIACPCALVISTPVTVVSGLSAAARRGILIKGGTYLEEARLLKAVALDKTGTITEGKPQLVDWRAWGGADAATAAQLAGAMASRSDHPVSKAIAAGLNVETADVQAFKALPGRGVEGAIAGKRLVLGNHRLIHELGLCGVELEAELARHEQQGRTVTLLADDAHVLALFAVADTIKETSRQAIADLKALGVTPVMLTGDNAATAQAIAAQAGIADARGDLLPEAKLAAIQAMQQRYGATGMTGDGINDAPALAQADIGFAMGGAGADTAMEAADVVIMNDNLERVAETVRLSKRTHAILWQNISLALGIKSVFLVMAVFGTATMWMAVFADMGASLLVVGNGFRLLRKQQK, from the coding sequence ATGAAAACTGAAAACACACCTGTTATCGACGCGCACAACCACTCCAGCTGCTGCGGCGCCCCTGCGCCTGCGGCCGCCGCGCCCGTGCCGCTGGGCGCCGGCGGGCAACTTTTCCGCATCGCCACCATGGACTGCAGCGCCGAAGAGTCCGACATCCGCCGCGCGCTGGAGCCGATAACCGGCATCCGTTCGCTGGGTTTTCAGCTCGGCGCGCGCACGCTTCGGATCGAAGCGTCCGAAGGCGCTTATCCGCTGGCGCTGGAGGCGATTCGCAAAGCCGGGTTTGATCCGAAACCTGCCACCTCCACCAATGCATCGCAAAACGGTGACCATGCGGGGCACGACCACAGCCACGATCACGCCCATGACCACAGCGAAGGTCACGGCTTCAGCAGCGGCGTCACGCGCCTGGTCGCGGCACTGGTGCTGGCGGTCGGCGCTGAAGCGGTGTCATTCTTTGCACCCGACGTGATGGCCTGGAAGCTGGCCGGCATGGCCATCGCCGCCGTGGCCATTGCGCTGGCCGGCCTGGACACCTACAAAAAAGGCATGGCCGCACTGCTGCGCGGCAAGCTCAATATCAACGCGCTGATGTCGGTGGCCGTGACCGGCGCCTTCCTGATCGGCCAGTGGCCCGAAGCCGCCATGGTGATGGCGCTGTATGCGATAGCCGAGCTGATTGAAGCCAGGGCCGTGGACCGTGCGCGCAATGCCATCAAGGGCCTGCTGGACATGGCGCCCGACGAAGCGCTGATGCGGGGCGCAGACGGCGTTTGGTCAGCCACGCCGGTCGCCGCCGTGCCGCTGGAGGCCGTGGTGCGCATCAGGCCGGGTGAACGCGTGCCGCTGGACGGCGAGGTGACGCTGGGCCACAGCGCCGTCAACCAGGCGCCCATCACGGGCGAGAGCATCCCGGTCGACAAGGAACCCGGCGACGCCGTCTTTGCCGGCACCATCAACGAAACCGGCGAGATCGAAGTGCGTGTCACGGCAGCCGCCGACAACACCACGCTCGCGCGCATCATCCACGCCGTTGAGCAGGCGCAAGGCAGCCGCGCGCCGACACAGCGTTTTGTCGACCGCTTTGCCGCCGTCTACACACCGGCGGTGTTTGCCATCGCCGTCGCCGTGGCGGTGCTGATGCCGCTGCTGGCGGGCCTGACATGGCAGGAGTCGCTCTACAAGGCGCTGGTGCTGCTGGTGATCGCCTGCCCCTGTGCGCTGGTGATTTCCACACCGGTCACCGTGGTGAGCGGCTTGTCGGCGGCGGCGCGCCGGGGCATCCTGATCAAGGGCGGCACCTACCTTGAAGAGGCGCGCCTGCTCAAGGCCGTGGCACTCGACAAGACCGGCACCATCACCGAAGGCAAGCCCCAGCTCGTGGACTGGCGCGCCTGGGGCGGCGCCGATGCAGCAACGGCCGCGCAGCTGGCCGGCGCCATGGCCTCACGCTCGGACCATCCGGTGTCCAAAGCCATTGCCGCAGGATTGAACGTTGAGACTGCCGATGTGCAGGCCTTCAAAGCCTTGCCGGGCCGGGGCGTTGAGGGAGCCATCGCCGGCAAGCGCCTGGTGCTGGGCAATCACCGCCTGATCCATGAACTCGGCTTGTGCGGGGTAGAACTTGAAGCCGAGCTCGCCCGGCATGAACAACAAGGCCGCACCGTGACGCTGCTGGCTGACGATGCACACGTGCTGGCGCTCTTTGCCGTGGCCGACACCATCAAGGAGACCTCACGTCAGGCGATTGCCGACCTGAAGGCACTGGGTGTTACGCCGGTGATGCTGACCGGCGACAACGCCGCCACCGCGCAAGCCATCGCTGCGCAAGCCGGCATTGCAGACGCGCGCGGCGACCTGCTGCCCGAGGCCAAACTCGCCGCCATCCAGGCGATGCAGCAACGCTACGGCGCCACCGGCATGACGGGCGACGGCATCAACGACGCACCCGCGCTGGCGCAGGCCGACATCGGCTTTGCCATGGGCGGGGCCGGCGCCGACACCGCCATGGAAGCGGCCGACGTGGTGATCATGAACGACAACCTGGAGCGTGTGGCCGAAACGGTGCGGCTGTCAAAGCGCACGCACGCCATCCTGTGGCAGAACATCAGCCTGGCGCTGGGCATCAAGAGCGTCTTCCTGGTGATGGCCGTCTTTGGCACGGCCACGATGTGGATGGCGGTGTTTGCCGACATGGGCGCCAGCCTGCTGGTGGTGGGCAATGGTTTCCGTTTGCTGCGCAAGCAGCAAAAGTGA
- a CDS encoding DUF3703 domain-containing protein, translating to MATDHTRNTYVQLMLGFSQSVGQDHELRWAWLMAAHIVGQQNSGLHWRSHIAMLRFALKTRDYPEAAGQLMRLSLVPLGHLAGRLPAGNHGRATVSAFTPMPVDPSLGELISQAHQKER from the coding sequence ATGGCGACAGACCACACCCGCAATACCTACGTGCAGCTGATGCTCGGTTTCAGTCAGAGCGTCGGCCAGGATCACGAATTACGTTGGGCATGGCTGATGGCCGCGCACATTGTGGGCCAGCAAAATTCTGGTTTGCATTGGCGCAGCCACATCGCCATGCTGCGGTTTGCGTTAAAGACGCGGGACTACCCCGAAGCGGCAGGCCAGCTGATGCGCCTGAGCCTGGTGCCCCTGGGGCATCTCGCAGGCCGGCTTCCTGCCGGGAACCACGGGCGCGCCACTGTCAGTGCATTCACGCCCATGCCCGTCGACCCCTCTCTTGGGGAGCTGATTTCGCAAGCTCACCAAAAAGAGAGATGA
- a CDS encoding ABC transporter substrate-binding protein: MKTSSRFLSTRATAVCLALAAASLAGGNAMAQTKTLYIGMNGGTMEKTYTEHVFGAFEKANNVKVVVVPGTSSDILAKAQANKDNPQMHVMFLDDGIMYRAIGMGLCEKMQATPALNDLFPTARFKGDMAAGVNIGMTGIAYNKKMFTEKGWAPPTSWMDMANPKYKGKVVFQSLSSSTFGLHGFLLFNRIQGGNDKNVEPGFKAWPTTIGPNVLEYIPSSAKLAEMVQTGEAAMFPLTPTAVGVLKDKGLPVEYVQPKEGSAVLTVGECVIAKNSEPALAHKLAQYLLSPEAQAAALEFGDQIPSNPKTKASGKAGALVAQMNEYMKTAIAVDWDAINENRPAWNARWNKTVER, translated from the coding sequence ATGAAAACATCCTCACGATTCCTGTCCACCCGCGCCACCGCGGTGTGCCTGGCCCTTGCGGCCGCCAGCCTGGCCGGCGGCAACGCCATGGCGCAGACCAAGACGCTGTACATCGGCATGAACGGCGGCACCATGGAAAAAACCTACACCGAGCATGTCTTCGGTGCGTTCGAGAAAGCCAATAACGTCAAGGTGGTGGTGGTGCCCGGCACCTCGTCCGACATCCTGGCCAAGGCGCAGGCCAACAAGGACAACCCGCAGATGCATGTGATGTTCCTGGACGACGGCATCATGTACCGCGCCATCGGCATGGGCCTGTGCGAGAAGATGCAGGCCACGCCCGCGCTGAACGACCTCTTCCCGACCGCACGCTTCAAGGGCGACATGGCCGCCGGCGTCAACATCGGCATGACCGGCATCGCCTACAACAAGAAGATGTTCACCGAAAAAGGCTGGGCGCCGCCCACCTCGTGGATGGACATGGCCAACCCGAAATACAAGGGCAAGGTGGTGTTCCAGTCGCTGTCCTCGTCCACCTTCGGCCTGCACGGTTTTCTGCTGTTCAACCGCATCCAGGGCGGCAATGACAAGAACGTCGAGCCCGGCTTCAAGGCCTGGCCCACCACCATCGGCCCCAATGTGCTCGAGTACATCCCCAGCTCCGCCAAGCTGGCCGAGATGGTGCAGACGGGTGAAGCCGCGATGTTCCCGCTCACACCGACGGCCGTCGGCGTGCTCAAGGACAAGGGCCTGCCGGTCGAATACGTGCAGCCCAAGGAAGGCTCGGCGGTGCTGACGGTCGGCGAATGCGTGATTGCCAAAAACAGTGAGCCCGCGCTGGCGCACAAGCTGGCGCAATACCTGCTGTCGCCTGAAGCCCAGGCCGCGGCGCTGGAATTCGGCGACCAGATTCCGTCCAACCCCAAAACCAAAGCCTCGGGCAAGGCCGGCGCACTGGTGGCGCAGATGAACGAGTACATGAAGACGGCGATCGCCGTGGACTGGGATGCGATCAACGAAAACCGCCCGGCCTGGAACGCGCGCTGGAACAAGACGGTCGAGCGCTAA
- a CDS encoding FAD-binding oxidoreductase, with the protein MMERLKADVAIIGGGIMGSSAALFLRRMGLSVVLLERDLCGSRSSGVNYGGVRRQGRPLSQLPLSQRAQGLWAQLPELIGTDGEYLRSGHLKIARSEADLASLENYRERTHGFGMDLQMLSTRALRERCPWLGKAAVGASLCPEDGQANPRLVSPAFALAAKRLGADIREQTRVDQAAHDGTEFVLRSGSVLEVRAQHLLNCAGAWAATIAGQFGDIVPMESGHPEMAVTEPLPVFMNLSLGVEGGGVYARQVARGNCVIGGGRGYALDDQRARAQRSGMAGLMQQTVELLPALKNAHIIRTWSGTEGYLPDRLPVIGPSATTPGLIHAFGFAGGGFQLGPGVGAVLADLVRDGESVTPIDAFSVTRFSASPRAATAGLVPSAVASSVLASSH; encoded by the coding sequence ATGATGGAGCGCCTCAAAGCCGACGTCGCCATCATCGGCGGCGGCATCATGGGTTCATCGGCGGCGCTGTTCCTGCGCCGCATGGGCTTGTCGGTGGTGCTGCTCGAGCGCGACCTGTGCGGCTCTCGCTCCAGCGGGGTCAACTACGGCGGCGTGCGCCGCCAGGGCCGGCCGCTCAGCCAGTTGCCGCTGTCGCAGCGTGCGCAGGGCCTGTGGGCACAGCTGCCTGAACTCATCGGCACCGACGGCGAATACCTGCGCTCGGGCCATTTGAAGATTGCGCGCAGCGAGGCCGACCTGGCTTCGCTCGAAAACTACCGCGAGCGCACACACGGCTTTGGCATGGACCTGCAAATGCTCTCGACGCGCGCGCTGCGAGAACGCTGCCCCTGGCTGGGCAAGGCTGCCGTGGGTGCTTCGCTGTGCCCCGAAGACGGGCAGGCCAACCCGCGCCTGGTGTCGCCGGCCTTTGCGCTGGCCGCCAAACGCCTGGGCGCCGACATCCGCGAGCAGACGCGTGTGGATCAAGCCGCACATGACGGCACCGAATTTGTGCTGCGCTCGGGCAGTGTGCTGGAAGTGCGTGCCCAACACCTGCTCAATTGCGCCGGCGCCTGGGCCGCCACCATTGCGGGCCAGTTCGGCGACATCGTGCCCATGGAGTCCGGCCACCCCGAGATGGCGGTGACCGAGCCGCTGCCCGTGTTCATGAATCTGAGCCTGGGCGTGGAAGGCGGCGGTGTGTATGCCCGCCAGGTGGCGCGTGGCAACTGCGTCATCGGCGGCGGCCGGGGCTATGCGCTGGACGACCAGCGCGCCCGCGCGCAGCGCAGCGGCATGGCCGGGCTGATGCAGCAAACCGTCGAGCTGCTGCCGGCGCTCAAAAACGCCCACATCATCCGCACCTGGAGCGGCACCGAAGGCTACCTGCCCGACCGCCTGCCGGTGATAGGCCCCAGCGCCACCACACCGGGCCTGATTCATGCATTCGGTTTTGCCGGCGGCGGATTTCAATTGGGCCCTGGTGTGGGCGCCGTGCTGGCCGACCTGGTGCGTGACGGCGAGAGCGTCACACCCATCGACGCGTTCTCGGTGACCCGTTTCTCAGCAAGTCCGCGTGCGGCAACCGCCGGCCTTGTCCCTTCCGCTGTTGCCTCGTCCGTCCTTGCTTCCTCCCATTGA
- a CDS encoding FAD/NAD(P)-binding oxidoreductase: MSVRAVIVGAGPAGIRAAQTLVAHGIRPVVVDEALRWGGQIYRQPPPGFTRTKKTLYGFEASRADAVHSAMAGILDKIDYRPDTLVWSAEASQLDLLRQGEMSTLPYSHLIVATGATDRVLPFPGWTLPGIYALGAAQVALKFQGCAIGSRVVFAGTGPLLYLIAYQYAKAGAQVVAVLDTARFADKAAAAPAMLGQPTLFAKGLFYLGWLRLHGIAVHQGVELTRATGGERVQAMHWRKAGRDHHIDCDGVGFGYALRPETQLPDLLGCRFHYDKLQRGALPERDAAGRSSVPGVYLAGDGAGIMGADAAEWAGERAALALLADAGKTVDAARAASLENRLAAVASFRRGLERAFPFPAGWAASAPDELVVCRCEEINAGELRRCVADTGAREMNRLKALTRVGMGRCQGRTCGVAAAEILAHACAAQPDAVGRLRGQSPIKPLPFSAVVAPAIQQEAA, translated from the coding sequence ATGAGCGTGCGGGCCGTCATTGTGGGCGCCGGGCCGGCCGGTATTCGTGCGGCGCAGACGCTGGTGGCGCACGGCATCAGGCCGGTGGTGGTGGATGAGGCGCTGCGCTGGGGCGGCCAGATCTACCGCCAGCCGCCGCCGGGCTTTACCCGCACCAAGAAAACGCTCTACGGTTTTGAAGCAAGCCGCGCCGACGCGGTGCACAGCGCCATGGCCGGCATCCTGGACAAGATCGACTACCGTCCCGACACGCTGGTCTGGAGCGCCGAGGCCAGCCAGCTGGACCTGCTTCGCCAGGGGGAGATGAGCACGCTGCCCTACAGCCACCTCATCGTCGCCACCGGTGCGACGGACCGTGTGCTGCCTTTCCCGGGCTGGACTTTGCCAGGTATCTATGCGCTGGGCGCTGCGCAGGTCGCGCTCAAGTTCCAGGGCTGTGCGATTGGCTCGCGTGTGGTGTTTGCCGGTACCGGGCCCTTGCTGTACCTGATTGCTTACCAATATGCCAAGGCCGGCGCCCAGGTGGTCGCGGTGCTCGACACGGCCCGTTTTGCCGACAAGGCTGCGGCAGCGCCCGCCATGCTGGGCCAGCCCACGCTGTTTGCCAAGGGCCTGTTTTACCTGGGCTGGCTGCGGCTGCATGGCATTGCCGTGCATCAGGGTGTTGAGCTGACACGCGCCACCGGCGGCGAGCGCGTGCAGGCCATGCACTGGCGCAAGGCGGGCCGTGACCACCACATCGATTGCGACGGCGTGGGCTTTGGTTATGCGCTGCGGCCCGAAACGCAATTGCCTGATTTGCTGGGCTGCCGTTTCCATTACGACAAACTGCAACGCGGTGCGTTGCCCGAGCGCGATGCTGCGGGCCGCTCCAGCGTGCCCGGCGTGTACCTCGCAGGCGACGGCGCCGGCATCATGGGCGCCGATGCGGCCGAGTGGGCGGGCGAACGCGCTGCGTTGGCGCTGTTGGCTGATGCCGGAAAGACAGTTGATGCAGCGCGCGCAGCATCGCTTGAAAACCGCCTGGCCGCTGTCGCCTCGTTTCGCCGGGGGCTGGAGCGGGCATTTCCTTTTCCCGCCGGTTGGGCTGCGTCTGCGCCGGACGAGCTGGTGGTCTGCCGCTGCGAAGAAATCAACGCCGGCGAATTGCGCCGCTGCGTGGCCGACACCGGCGCGCGCGAGATGAACCGCCTGAAGGCGCTGACACGCGTCGGCATGGGCCGCTGCCAGGGCCGCACCTGCGGTGTGGCGGCGGCTGAAATCCTCGCGCACGCCTGTGCTGCCCAGCCTGACGCCGTGGGCCGCCTGCGCGGTCAGTCGCCCATCAAGCCGCTGCCGTTTTCGGCCGTGGTTGCACCGGCGATCCAACAGGAGGCTGCATGA
- a CDS encoding (2Fe-2S)-binding protein produces MKPITESGALLHRVAESGRTPVSFVLNGQPLKALAGDTVLTAVLTHSAQLRFSEFSGEPRAGFCLMGACQDCWVATESGRRLRACGTFIEEGMRLVTGAEGPV; encoded by the coding sequence ATGAAACCCATCACCGAGTCCGGGGCTTTGCTCCATCGCGTGGCCGAAAGCGGCCGCACACCCGTGAGTTTTGTACTGAATGGGCAACCATTAAAGGCGCTGGCCGGCGACACCGTGCTGACGGCAGTGCTGACGCACAGCGCGCAGCTGCGCTTCAGTGAATTCAGCGGCGAGCCGCGCGCGGGCTTCTGCCTGATGGGCGCCTGCCAGGACTGCTGGGTTGCCACCGAGTCGGGCCGGCGTCTGCGCGCCTGCGGCACCTTTATCGAAGAGGGCATGCGGCTGGTGACGGGCGCGGAGGGCCCGGTATGA
- a CDS encoding ABC transporter permease, with protein sequence MSKNGPLALLFNALVITFMLAPLVIVCVVAFTPGNTLAIPTTDFSLRWFRAVFAHSDFVQSFKNSLWLASISATLATLLAVPAGLAIARHTFPGRDFLNGLFLSPLIIPHLVLGVALLRTFSLIGATGSFFWLALAHVVIITPYVLRLVLASVEGSDRSAEQAALSLGASQATVFVRVTLPMILPGVTGGWLLAFINSFDEVTMSIFVTAPSTVTLPVRMYMYATESIDPLMAAVSALMVALTAVAMLVLDRIYGLDKILVGHK encoded by the coding sequence ATGTCCAAAAACGGTCCCCTCGCGCTGCTCTTCAACGCGCTCGTCATTACTTTCATGCTGGCGCCGCTGGTCATCGTGTGCGTGGTGGCCTTCACACCGGGCAACACGCTGGCCATCCCGACCACGGACTTTTCATTGCGCTGGTTCCGCGCGGTGTTTGCGCACTCGGACTTTGTGCAGTCTTTCAAGAACAGCCTCTGGCTGGCGTCCATCTCCGCCACGCTGGCCACCTTGCTGGCCGTGCCGGCCGGGCTGGCAATTGCGCGCCATACCTTCCCGGGCCGCGATTTCCTCAACGGCCTGTTTCTCTCGCCGCTCATCATTCCGCACCTGGTGCTGGGCGTGGCGCTGCTGCGCACTTTCTCGCTGATCGGCGCGACCGGCAGCTTCTTCTGGCTGGCGCTGGCGCACGTGGTCATCATCACGCCTTATGTGCTGCGCCTGGTGCTGGCCTCGGTCGAGGGCAGCGACCGCAGCGCCGAGCAGGCGGCACTCTCGCTGGGCGCAAGCCAGGCGACGGTGTTTGTCCGCGTCACGCTGCCGATGATCTTGCCCGGCGTCACCGGCGGCTGGCTGCTGGCTTTTATCAACAGCTTTGACGAAGTGACCATGTCGATTTTTGTCACCGCGCCTTCTACCGTGACGCTGCCGGTGCGCATGTACATGTACGCCACCGAGTCGATAGACCCGCTGATGGCGGCGGTCTCGGCGCTCATGGTGGCGCTGACGGCGGTGGCCATGCTGGTGCTGGACCGCATCTACGGCCTCGACAAGATTCTGGTCGGACACAAATGA
- a CDS encoding ABC transporter permease — translation MSSAAIVAPARASASRTPWLLSAPAFTLFACLLLVPLALTAVLSFQVFDHATGVKNSFTLAHYAAVLTDDYYHGIFWRTLWISALTTLICIVVGAPEAYVLSRMRSPWRSILLLVVLAPLLVSVVVRAFGWSMLLGPEGVVNQAMRAVGLPSMRILYTEAAVVIALVHVMLPFMVIPVWTSLQKLDPGVEDAALSLQASHFTTLRRIIFPQVLPGILSGSLIVFGLSASAFAIPGLLGGRRLKMVATVVYDEYLHELNWPLGAAIALTLLLANLAIMLSYNRVLERSYKKSLG, via the coding sequence ATGAGCTCTGCGGCCATAGTGGCTCCGGCTCGGGCGAGTGCATCACGTACGCCCTGGCTGCTGTCGGCGCCGGCGTTCACGCTGTTTGCCTGCCTGCTGCTGGTGCCGCTGGCGCTCACGGCAGTGCTGTCCTTCCAGGTGTTTGACCACGCCACCGGCGTGAAGAACAGCTTTACCCTGGCGCATTACGCCGCCGTGTTGACGGACGACTACTACCACGGCATCTTCTGGCGCACGCTGTGGATCTCCGCGCTCACCACCCTGATCTGCATCGTTGTCGGTGCGCCCGAGGCCTATGTGCTCAGCCGCATGCGCAGCCCGTGGCGTTCCATCCTGCTGCTGGTGGTGCTGGCGCCTTTGCTGGTGTCGGTGGTGGTGCGCGCTTTCGGCTGGAGCATGCTGCTCGGCCCCGAGGGCGTGGTCAACCAGGCCATGCGCGCCGTCGGCCTGCCGTCGATGCGCATTCTCTATACCGAGGCCGCGGTGGTCATCGCACTCGTGCATGTGATGCTGCCCTTCATGGTGATCCCGGTGTGGACTTCGCTGCAAAAGCTGGACCCGGGTGTGGAAGACGCGGCGCTGTCGCTGCAGGCTTCGCACTTCACCACCTTGCGCCGCATCATCTTTCCGCAGGTGCTGCCGGGCATTCTTTCGGGCAGCCTGATTGTGTTTGGCCTCTCCGCCAGCGCCTTTGCGATTCCGGGCCTGCTGGGCGGGCGGCGCCTGAAGATGGTGGCGACGGTGGTGTACGACGAGTACCTGCACGAGCTCAACTGGCCGCTGGGCGCGGCCATCGCGCTCACGCTGCTGCTGGCCAACCTGGCCATCATGCTGAGCTACAACCGTGTGCTCGAGCGCTCCTACAAGAAATCTCTCGGATAA
- a CDS encoding ABC transporter ATP-binding protein: MSFLTLANVNKSYGATRAVADMNLSVEKGEFVSLLGPSGCGKTTTLQMIAGFCEVSSGQITLDGRDITHAKPNSRGLGIVFQSYALFPHMSVYDNVSFGLEMRRVPKEERAERVKAALALVHLEAHAARYPRELSGGQRQRVALARALVISPPVLLLDEPLSNLDAKLREEMQFELRQIQRKVGTTTVMVTHDQTEAMSISDRVVVMEAGRVTQIDQPHRLYEHPQTRFISSFVGKANLLEGRVMATGPWATVRVGGNVPLEVEAPGVEEGDAVVLSLRPEKIRLVPEAQGRIGGTVHERFFLGSQWLYQVSTAAGKLAVVCPNDGTAPAEEGSNVGLDWAAQQVRLLPGAQGVPA; the protein is encoded by the coding sequence ATGTCCTTTTTGACCCTGGCGAATGTGAACAAGTCTTACGGCGCCACCCGCGCCGTGGCCGACATGAACCTGTCGGTGGAGAAGGGCGAATTTGTCTCGCTGCTCGGCCCCTCGGGCTGCGGCAAGACCACCACCTTGCAAATGATTGCGGGGTTTTGCGAGGTGAGCTCGGGCCAAATCACGCTGGACGGCCGTGACATCACCCACGCCAAACCTAACTCGCGCGGCCTGGGCATCGTGTTCCAGAGCTACGCGCTCTTCCCGCACATGAGCGTGTACGACAACGTGAGCTTCGGCCTGGAGATGCGCCGCGTGCCGAAAGAAGAACGCGCCGAGCGCGTGAAAGCCGCGCTGGCCCTGGTGCACCTGGAGGCGCACGCCGCCCGCTACCCACGTGAGCTGTCGGGCGGCCAGCGCCAGCGCGTGGCCCTGGCCCGCGCATTGGTCATTTCGCCGCCGGTGCTGCTGCTCGATGAGCCGCTCTCCAACCTCGACGCCAAGCTGCGCGAGGAAATGCAATTCGAGTTGCGGCAGATCCAGCGCAAGGTCGGCACCACCACCGTGATGGTCACGCACGACCAGACCGAAGCCATGTCCATCAGCGACCGCGTGGTGGTGATGGAAGCCGGCCGCGTGACGCAGATCGACCAGCCGCACCGGTTGTATGAACACCCGCAGACGCGCTTTATCTCGAGCTTTGTCGGCAAGGCCAATTTGCTGGAAGGCCGCGTGATGGCCACCGGCCCCTGGGCCACGGTGCGTGTGGGCGGCAATGTGCCGCTGGAGGTCGAAGCGCCGGGTGTGGAAGAAGGCGACGCCGTGGTGCTGAGCCTGCGCCCCGAAAAAATCCGCCTGGTGCCTGAAGCTCAGGGCCGTATTGGCGGCACGGTGCATGAACGTTTTTTCCTCGGCAGCCAGTGGCTCTACCAGGTGTCGACCGCCGCCGGCAAACTCGCGGTGGTCTGCCCCAACGACGGCACGGCGCCTGCTGAAGAAGGCTCCAACGTCGGCCTGGATTGGGCCGCCCAGCAGGTGCGCCTGCTGCCTGGCGCGCAAGGGGTGCCGGCATGA